In Humulus lupulus chromosome 6, drHumLupu1.1, whole genome shotgun sequence, a single genomic region encodes these proteins:
- the LOC133784404 gene encoding (R)-mandelonitrile lyase 1-like, producing the protein MKSVYEANDLPLVEEYDYIVIGGGTAGCPLAATLSEKYSVLLLERGNTPKAHPNVLSASKNMATLMEEDDGDTPAQRFTSEEGVENFRGRILGGTSMINGGFFSEADNDFLAKSGVEWDLGEVDKAYKWVRDSIVSYSNLSAWNSAVKEALLEAGIGPDNGATTKHKLGTKQSGSTFDDQGRRHGAVELLNNGDLKNLRIAIHASVKRIIFSTEYSNPAAIGVIYIDRKGRSHKAFVRNKGEVILSAGTLGSPQLLLLSGIGPQSYLSSQHIPLVHSQPNVGKFMADNPRNTINLIIPFPLQGSSGQIVGITNDYYIETFAYSLPFSPTKLPFGFYPRPLTPPQLSLGSIVEKVVGPLSTGTLWLASKTNVKATPHVQFNYFSNPIDLSRCVGAMSKFGELLKTKSLDGFKYVDLNGVRDFMFLGPPLPTNLSDDSSMEDYCRSSVTSFWHYHGGCLVGKVVDENFKVIGTDSLRVVDASTFVMSPGTNPQATLMMIGRYIGLKMLRERT; encoded by the exons ATGAAATCGGTTTACGAAGCAAATGATCTACCCTTAGTGGAAGAATATGACTACATCGTGATTGGAGGTGGCACAGCCGGATGCCCTTTGGCGGCAACTCTTTCAGAAAAATACTCAGTCCTTCTCCTTGAAAGAGGCAACACCCCTAAAGCTCACCCCAATGTGTTAAGTGCATCCAAGAATATGGCTACTCTCATGGAAGAAGACGACGGTGATACGCCGGCGCAGAGGTTTACATCGGAGGAAGGTGTGGAGAATTTCAGAGGTAGAATTTTGGGAGGGACTAGCATGATTAATGGTGGTTTCTTTTCAGAAGCTGACAATGATTTTCTTGCCAAGTCCGGGGTTGAATGGGACTTGGGTGAGGTTGATAAGGCGTATAAGTGGGTGAGAGATAGTATAGTGTCATATTCCAATCTGTCAGCATGGAATTCTGCAGTGAAAGAAGCTTTGTTAGAAGCTGGCATTGGTCCTGACAATGGAGCCACTACTAAACATAAGCTAGGAACTAAACAATCTGGTTCTACTTTCGATGATCAGGGTCGAAGACATGGAGCTGTGGAGTTGCTCAATAATGGAGACCTAAAAAACTTGCGAATTGCAATTCATGCTTCCGTCAAGAGAATTATTTTCTCCACTGAGTACTCAA ATCCAGCTGCTATAGGAGTTATATACATCGACAGAAAGGGGAGGTCTCACAAGGCATTCGTACGCAATAAAGGAGAAGTAATACTGAGTGCAGGTACACTTGGAAGCCCTCAACTTTTGTTACTTAGCGGAATTGGTCCCCAATCATACCTCTCATCGCAACATATTCCCTTAGTCCACTCCCAACCTAATGTAGGAAAATTTATGGCTGATAACCCACGTAACactattaatctcataatcccaTTCCCATTACAAGGATCATCAGGACAAATTGTAGGAATTACTAATGATTATTACATAGAGACCTTCGCTTATAGCTTGCCATTTTCTCCAACCAAATTACCTTTCGGCTTTTACCCCAGGCCACTAACACCACCACAATTGAGTCTAGGATCCATTGTTGAAAAAGTCGTAGGACCGTTGTCCACCGGTACACTCTGGTTAGCTTCAAAGACTAATGTTAAAGCTACACCACATGTCCAGTTCAACTACTTTTCTAACCCAATCGACCTATCGCGGTGTGTTGGTGCGATGAGCAAGTTTGGTGAATTGCTGAAGACCAAGTCATTGGATGGATTTAAGTACGTGGATTTAAATGGTGTTAGGGATTTTATGTTCCTGGGGCCTCCTTTGCCGACCAACCTGTCGGATGATTCGTCCATGGAGGATTATTGTCGAAGCTCAGTAACGTCCTTTTGGCATTATCATGGCGGATGCCTAGTGGGGAAGGTTGTGGATGAAAATTTTAAGGTTATTGGGACTGATTCACTTCGAGTTGTTGATGCTTCAACGTTTGTTATGTCCCCTGGGACCAATCCTCAAGCCACCCTAATGATGATTGGCCG ATATATTGGGCTTAAGATGCTGAGAGAAAGAACATAG